In Castor canadensis chromosome 11, mCasCan1.hap1v2, whole genome shotgun sequence, a single genomic region encodes these proteins:
- the Srr gene encoding serine racemase isoform X2, with protein sequence MCAQYCISFADVEKAHINIRDYIHLTPVLTSSILNQVAGRNLFFKCELFQKTGSFKIRGALNAIRVLTPATLKGKPKAVVTHSSGNHGQALTYAAKLEGIPAYIVVPQTAPNCKKLAIQAYGASIVYSEQSDESREKVTKRIMEETEGIMVHPNQEPAVIAGQGTIALEVLNQALKPSVKVYAAEPLNADDCYQSKLKGELIPNLHPPETIADGVKSSIGLNTWPIIRDLVDDVFTVTEDEIKYATQLVWERMKLLIEPTAGVGVAAVLSQNFQTVSPEVKNICIVLSGGNVDLTSLTWVKQAERPAPYRSDFV encoded by the exons ATGTGTGCTCAGTACTGCATCTCCTTTGCCGATGTTGAAAAAGCTCATATCAACATTCGAGATTATATCCACCTCACACCAGTGCTAACAAGCTCCATTTTGAATCAAGTAGCAGGGCGCAATCTTTTCTTCAAGTGTGAACTCTTTCAGAAAACTGGATCTTTTAAG ATTCGTGGTGCCCTTAATGCTATCAGAGTCTTAACACCTGCCACTTTAAAAGGGAAACCCAAAGCTGTTGTTACTCACAGCAGTGGAAATCATGGCCAGGCTCTCACCTATGCTGCCAAACTAGAAG GGATTCCTGCTTATATTGTGGTGCCCCAAACAGCTCCCAACTGTAAGAAATTGGCAATACAAGCCTATGGAGCCTCTATAGTATATAGTGAACAGAGTGATGAG TCCAGAGAAAAGGTTACAAAAAGAATTATGGAAGAAACAGAAGGCATCATGGTACATCCCAACCAGGAGCCGGCAGTGATAGCTGGGCAAGGGACAATTGCACTGGAAGTGTTGAATCAG GCTCTGAAACCTAGTGTGAAGGTATATGCTGCTGAACCCTTGAATGCAGATGACTGCTACCAGTCCAAACTGAAAGGGGAACTGATCCCCAATCTCCATCCTCCAGAAACCATAGCAGATGGTGTCAAATCCAGCATTGGCTTAAACACGTGGCCTATTATAAGGGATCTTGTGGATGATGTATTCACTGTCACAGAGGATGAAATTAAG TATGCAACCCAGTTGGTGTGGGAGAGAATGAAACTACTCATTGAACCTACCGCTGGTGTTGGAGTAGCAGCCGTGCTGTCTCAGAATTTCCAAACAGTTTCTCCAGAAGTAAAGAACATTTGTATTGTGCTCAGTGGTGGAAATGTAGACTTAACCTCGCTAACTTGGGTCAAACAGGCTGAAAGGCCAGCTCCTTATCGGTCTGATTTTGTTTAA
- the Tsr1 gene encoding pre-rRNA-processing protein TSR1 homolog isoform X1, protein MAAHRSGPLKQQNKAHKSGRHGGRGSAQRGGKGRVELKVLCKKVRKELSRIDQRHRASQLRKQKKEAVLAEKRQLGSKDGPPHQVLVVPLHNRISIPEAFGLFQDGNLGTVHLNGCRSTDNFMLLCSRLKHRWFFTHARPGDLHTVLDMAKVADTILFLLDALEGWDSTGDYCLSCLFAQGLPTYTLAVQGVSGLPPKKQIDVRKKLNKAVEKRFPNDKLLLLDTQQEAGMLLRQLANQKQRHLSFRDRRAYLFAHAADFVPSKENDLVGTLKISGYVRGKTMNVNSLLHIVGHGDFQMKQIDAPMDPFPLNTRVIKSQKDSSMTMETYATDDTTDMEEDLKVLVKADPDRQQSLQTEVIPDPMEGEQTWPTEEELNEANDFMKQGSKVVKKVPKGTSSYQAEWILDEGDESGGEGGEYDDLEHEDFMEEESQDENGEEEEEEECETMTIGESMRDDLYDERVDEEAEEKMLEKYKQERLEEMFPDEMDTPRDVAARIRFQKYRGLKSFRTSPWDPKENLPRDYARIFQFQNFTNTRKSIFKEIEEKEAEGAEVGWYVTLHVSEVPVSVVEYFKRGAPLIAFSLLPHEQKMSVLNMVVSRNPGNTEPVKAKEELIFHCGFRRFRASPLFSQHTAADKHKFQRFLTADAALVVTVYAPITFPPASVLLFKQKSNGMHSLIATGHLLSVDPDRIVIKRVVLSGHPFKIFTKMAVVRYMFFNREDVLWFKPVELRTKWGRRGHIKEPLGTHGHMKCSFDGKLKSQDTVLMNLYKRVFPKWTYDPYVSEPVPWVKSDISSTAPEVDME, encoded by the exons ATGGCAGCTCACCGCTCAGGCCCGCTGAAGCAGCAGAACAAAGCTCATAAAAGCGGGCGACATGGGGGTAGAGGATCCGCACAGAGGGGCGGCAAAG GTCGTGTAGAACTGAAAGTCCTGTGCAAGAAGGTGAGAAAAGAGTTGAGCCGAATAGACCAGAGGCATCGTGCCAGCCAGCTCCGAAAGCAGAAGAAGGAGGCG GTTCTGGCAGAGAAGAGACAGCTGGGCAGCAAGGATGGGCCTCCTCATCAGGTGCTTGTGGTGCCTCTGCATAACAGGATTTCTATTCCTGAGGCCTTTGGACTGTTTCAGGATGGAAACTTGGGAACAGTACACCTGAATGGATGCAGAAGCACTGATAATTTTATGCTGCTATGCTCACGTTTGAAACATCGGTGGTTCTTCACACATGCAAGGCCAG GGGATCTGCACACTGTGTTAGATATGGCTAAAGTGGCTGATACCATCCTGTTCCTTCTTGATGCACTAGAAGGCTGGGACAGCACTGGGGATTACTGCCTTTCCTGCCTTTTTGCTCAGGGTCTTCCCACCTACA cacTAGCTGTCCAGGGAGTTTCTGGCCTTCCACCAAAGAAGCAAATAGATGTCAGGAAGAAGCTAAATAAAGCAGTGGAGAAGCGCTTTCCTAATGACAAACTCCTCTTGTTAGACACCCAACAGGAGGCAGGGATGCTGCTTAGGCAGTTGGCTAACCAAAAGCAAAGGCATCTTTCTTTTCGAGATCGAAGGGCCTACCTGTTTGCCCATGCTGCTGATTTTGTGCCTagcaaagagaatgacttagtGGGAACCTTGAAAATCTCAGGCTATGTTCGTGGGAAGACTATGAATGTAAATAGCTTGCTGCATATTGTTGGACATGGTGATTTCCAAATGAAACAGATAGATGCTCCTATGGACCCTTTTCCTCTAAATACTAGAGTGATTAAATCCCAAAAGGACTCAAGCATGACAATGGAG acttaTGCCACAGATGATACAACTGATATGGAAGAAGACCTTAAGGTCCTAGTAAAGGCAGACCCTGATAGACAGCAGTCTTTGCAAACAGAGGTTATCCCAGATCCAATGGAAGGGGAGCAAACCTGGCCCACTGAGGAAGAGCTGAATGAGGCAAATG ACTTTATGAAGCAAGGTTCTAAGGTGGTAAAGAAGGTTCCCAAAGGAACATCCAGTTACCAAGCTGAATGGATTTTGGATGAAGGTGATGAAAGTGGTGgggaaggaggtgaatatgatgaTTTAGAACATGAGGATTTTATGGAAGAGGAATCTCAG gaTGAGAAtggtgaagaggaagaagaggaggaatgtGAAACTATGACTATAGGGGAGTCTATGCGTGATGATCTGTATGATGAGAGAGTAGATGAAGAAGCTGAGGAAAAAATGTTGGAGAAATATAAACAAGAAAGACTAGAAGAGATGTTTCCAGATGAAATGGACACTCCTCGTGATGTGGCTGCTAGAATTCG CTTTCAAAAATATAGAGGCCTCAAGAGTTTCCGGACATCTCCCTGGGATCCTAAGGAAAACCTTCCTCGAGATTATGCTCGGATCTTTCAGTTTCAGAACTTCACTAATACTAGGAAAAGCATCtttaaagagattgaggaaaaagAAGCTGAAGGAGCTGAG GTTGGATGGTATGTCACACTTCATGTCTCTGAAGTCCCTGTCTCAGTGGTTGAGTACTTCAAGCGAGGAGCACCCTTGATTGCATTTTCTTTGCTACCTCATGAACAGAAG ATGTCAGTATTGAACATGGTGGTGAGTCGGAATCCTGGCAACACTGAACCTGTGAAAGCCAAAGAGGAACTGATCTTCCACTGTGGATTCAGGCGCTTCCGAGCCTCACCTTTATTCTCTCAGCACACTGCAG CGGATAAACATAAATTTCAGAGATTCCTGACTGCTGATGCGGCCTTAGTGGTGACAGTGTATGCACCAATCACTTTTCCTCCTGCATCTGTGCTGCTTTTCAAGCAGAAAAGCAATG GAATGCACAGTCTTATTGCTACAGGCCATCTGTTGTCAGTTGACCCGGACAGAATAGTCATCAAGAGAGTTGTTTTGAGTGGTCATCCTTTCAAAATTTTTACTAAGATGGCAGTAGTGCGTTACATGTTCTTTAACAGAG AGGACGTGCTGTGGTTTAAACCAGTGGAACTGAGAACAAAATGGGGCCGCAGGGGACACATCAAGGAGCCTTTGG GTACCCATGGCCACATGAAGTGCAGCTTTGATGGGAAATTAAAATCTCAGGACACAGTACTGATGAACCTCTATAAACGAGTTTTCCCCAAATGGACTTATGATCCGTATGTTTCAGAACCAGTACCTTGGGTGAAAAGTGACATTTCTTCAACAGCGCCTGAAGTGGACATGGAGTAA
- the Tsr1 gene encoding pre-rRNA-processing protein TSR1 homolog isoform X2: MAAHRSGPLKQQNKAHKSGRHGGRGSAQRGGKGRVELKVLCKKVRKELSRIDQRHRASQLRKQKKEAVLAEKRQLGSKDGPPHQVLVVPLHNRISIPEAFGLFQDGNLGTVHLNGCRSTDNFMLLCSRLKHRWFFTHARPGDLHTVLDMAKVADTILFLLDALEGWDSTGDYCLSCLFAQGLPTYTLAVQGVSGLPPKKQIDVRKKLNKAVEKRFPNDKLLLLDTQQEAGMLLRQLANQKQRHLSFRDRRAYLFAHAADFVPSKENDLVGTLKISGYVRGKTMNVNSLLHIVGHGDFQMKQIDAPMDPFPLNTRVIKSQKDSSMTMETYATDDTTDMEEDLKVLVKADPDRQQSLQTEVIPDPMEGEQTWPTEEELNEANDFMKQGSKVVKKVPKGTSSYQAEWILDEGDESGGEGGEYDDLEHEDFMEEESQDENGEEEEEEECETMTIGESMRDDLYDERVDEEAEEKMLEKYKQERLEEMFPDEMDTPRDVAARIRFQKYRGLKSFRTSPWDPKENLPRDYARIFQFQNFTNTRKSIFKEIEEKEAEGAEVGWYVTLHVSEVPVSVVEYFKRGAPLIAFSLLPHEQKMSVLNMVVSRNPGNTEPVKAKEELIFHCGFRRFRASPLFSQHTAGMHSLIATGHLLSVDPDRIVIKRVVLSGHPFKIFTKMAVVRYMFFNREDVLWFKPVELRTKWGRRGHIKEPLGTHGHMKCSFDGKLKSQDTVLMNLYKRVFPKWTYDPYVSEPVPWVKSDISSTAPEVDME; the protein is encoded by the exons ATGGCAGCTCACCGCTCAGGCCCGCTGAAGCAGCAGAACAAAGCTCATAAAAGCGGGCGACATGGGGGTAGAGGATCCGCACAGAGGGGCGGCAAAG GTCGTGTAGAACTGAAAGTCCTGTGCAAGAAGGTGAGAAAAGAGTTGAGCCGAATAGACCAGAGGCATCGTGCCAGCCAGCTCCGAAAGCAGAAGAAGGAGGCG GTTCTGGCAGAGAAGAGACAGCTGGGCAGCAAGGATGGGCCTCCTCATCAGGTGCTTGTGGTGCCTCTGCATAACAGGATTTCTATTCCTGAGGCCTTTGGACTGTTTCAGGATGGAAACTTGGGAACAGTACACCTGAATGGATGCAGAAGCACTGATAATTTTATGCTGCTATGCTCACGTTTGAAACATCGGTGGTTCTTCACACATGCAAGGCCAG GGGATCTGCACACTGTGTTAGATATGGCTAAAGTGGCTGATACCATCCTGTTCCTTCTTGATGCACTAGAAGGCTGGGACAGCACTGGGGATTACTGCCTTTCCTGCCTTTTTGCTCAGGGTCTTCCCACCTACA cacTAGCTGTCCAGGGAGTTTCTGGCCTTCCACCAAAGAAGCAAATAGATGTCAGGAAGAAGCTAAATAAAGCAGTGGAGAAGCGCTTTCCTAATGACAAACTCCTCTTGTTAGACACCCAACAGGAGGCAGGGATGCTGCTTAGGCAGTTGGCTAACCAAAAGCAAAGGCATCTTTCTTTTCGAGATCGAAGGGCCTACCTGTTTGCCCATGCTGCTGATTTTGTGCCTagcaaagagaatgacttagtGGGAACCTTGAAAATCTCAGGCTATGTTCGTGGGAAGACTATGAATGTAAATAGCTTGCTGCATATTGTTGGACATGGTGATTTCCAAATGAAACAGATAGATGCTCCTATGGACCCTTTTCCTCTAAATACTAGAGTGATTAAATCCCAAAAGGACTCAAGCATGACAATGGAG acttaTGCCACAGATGATACAACTGATATGGAAGAAGACCTTAAGGTCCTAGTAAAGGCAGACCCTGATAGACAGCAGTCTTTGCAAACAGAGGTTATCCCAGATCCAATGGAAGGGGAGCAAACCTGGCCCACTGAGGAAGAGCTGAATGAGGCAAATG ACTTTATGAAGCAAGGTTCTAAGGTGGTAAAGAAGGTTCCCAAAGGAACATCCAGTTACCAAGCTGAATGGATTTTGGATGAAGGTGATGAAAGTGGTGgggaaggaggtgaatatgatgaTTTAGAACATGAGGATTTTATGGAAGAGGAATCTCAG gaTGAGAAtggtgaagaggaagaagaggaggaatgtGAAACTATGACTATAGGGGAGTCTATGCGTGATGATCTGTATGATGAGAGAGTAGATGAAGAAGCTGAGGAAAAAATGTTGGAGAAATATAAACAAGAAAGACTAGAAGAGATGTTTCCAGATGAAATGGACACTCCTCGTGATGTGGCTGCTAGAATTCG CTTTCAAAAATATAGAGGCCTCAAGAGTTTCCGGACATCTCCCTGGGATCCTAAGGAAAACCTTCCTCGAGATTATGCTCGGATCTTTCAGTTTCAGAACTTCACTAATACTAGGAAAAGCATCtttaaagagattgaggaaaaagAAGCTGAAGGAGCTGAG GTTGGATGGTATGTCACACTTCATGTCTCTGAAGTCCCTGTCTCAGTGGTTGAGTACTTCAAGCGAGGAGCACCCTTGATTGCATTTTCTTTGCTACCTCATGAACAGAAG ATGTCAGTATTGAACATGGTGGTGAGTCGGAATCCTGGCAACACTGAACCTGTGAAAGCCAAAGAGGAACTGATCTTCCACTGTGGATTCAGGCGCTTCCGAGCCTCACCTTTATTCTCTCAGCACACTGCAG GAATGCACAGTCTTATTGCTACAGGCCATCTGTTGTCAGTTGACCCGGACAGAATAGTCATCAAGAGAGTTGTTTTGAGTGGTCATCCTTTCAAAATTTTTACTAAGATGGCAGTAGTGCGTTACATGTTCTTTAACAGAG AGGACGTGCTGTGGTTTAAACCAGTGGAACTGAGAACAAAATGGGGCCGCAGGGGACACATCAAGGAGCCTTTGG GTACCCATGGCCACATGAAGTGCAGCTTTGATGGGAAATTAAAATCTCAGGACACAGTACTGATGAACCTCTATAAACGAGTTTTCCCCAAATGGACTTATGATCCGTATGTTTCAGAACCAGTACCTTGGGTGAAAAGTGACATTTCTTCAACAGCGCCTGAAGTGGACATGGAGTAA
- the Srr gene encoding serine racemase isoform X1: protein MCAQYCISFADVEKAHINIRDYIHLTPVLTSSILNQVAGRNLFFKCELFQKTGSFKIRGALNAIRVLTPATLKGKPKAVVTHSSGNHGQALTYAAKLEGIPAYIVVPQTAPNCKKLAIQAYGASIVYSEQSDESREKVTKRIMEETEGIMVHPNQEPAVIAGQGTIALEVLNQVPLVDALVVPVGGGGMAAGIAITVKALKPSVKVYAAEPLNADDCYQSKLKGELIPNLHPPETIADGVKSSIGLNTWPIIRDLVDDVFTVTEDEIKYATQLVWERMKLLIEPTAGVGVAAVLSQNFQTVSPEVKNICIVLSGGNVDLTSLTWVKQAERPAPYRSDFV, encoded by the exons ATGTGTGCTCAGTACTGCATCTCCTTTGCCGATGTTGAAAAAGCTCATATCAACATTCGAGATTATATCCACCTCACACCAGTGCTAACAAGCTCCATTTTGAATCAAGTAGCAGGGCGCAATCTTTTCTTCAAGTGTGAACTCTTTCAGAAAACTGGATCTTTTAAG ATTCGTGGTGCCCTTAATGCTATCAGAGTCTTAACACCTGCCACTTTAAAAGGGAAACCCAAAGCTGTTGTTACTCACAGCAGTGGAAATCATGGCCAGGCTCTCACCTATGCTGCCAAACTAGAAG GGATTCCTGCTTATATTGTGGTGCCCCAAACAGCTCCCAACTGTAAGAAATTGGCAATACAAGCCTATGGAGCCTCTATAGTATATAGTGAACAGAGTGATGAG TCCAGAGAAAAGGTTACAAAAAGAATTATGGAAGAAACAGAAGGCATCATGGTACATCCCAACCAGGAGCCGGCAGTGATAGCTGGGCAAGGGACAATTGCACTGGAAGTGTTGAATCAG GTTCCCTTGGTAGATGCACTGGTGGTGCCTGTAGGGGGAGGAGGAATGGCTGCTGGAATAGCAATTACAGTTAAG GCTCTGAAACCTAGTGTGAAGGTATATGCTGCTGAACCCTTGAATGCAGATGACTGCTACCAGTCCAAACTGAAAGGGGAACTGATCCCCAATCTCCATCCTCCAGAAACCATAGCAGATGGTGTCAAATCCAGCATTGGCTTAAACACGTGGCCTATTATAAGGGATCTTGTGGATGATGTATTCACTGTCACAGAGGATGAAATTAAG TATGCAACCCAGTTGGTGTGGGAGAGAATGAAACTACTCATTGAACCTACCGCTGGTGTTGGAGTAGCAGCCGTGCTGTCTCAGAATTTCCAAACAGTTTCTCCAGAAGTAAAGAACATTTGTATTGTGCTCAGTGGTGGAAATGTAGACTTAACCTCGCTAACTTGGGTCAAACAGGCTGAAAGGCCAGCTCCTTATCGGTCTGATTTTGTTTAA